CCCTGTGAGCAGGTGAGATTCCTTCACTTGGACCAAAATCACACGCGGCCATGGCGTCATTGTGATGCTAATGCTGTGATGGAGGATGGATGGTTGGGTTTCGTTGGTAGGGGTGAGACTACGACATCGAGATTATGGTCGACGACGAGGTATCTTTGAAACAATCATCTGAACTTGCCATGGATCTCGACTATTTATACCAGGAAAAGGTGTAAGCGAGCGAACGGATCCATTTCAGTCCACCGCTGCTACAACGAGAGCTGCTCGccaaaaaaagaaaagttgtataTTCCAGCGCGGGCCCTAGAGTTTGGTGGATACACTATTTATGTAGTCAGCTGCTGAATATTCTGATCAGTTTCGCATCCTATGATGGCTATCGATCTCGGTCTCTCCAGTGTCCCGCAGGTTCCGTGTTCTTTGAATTAACCTCCTCTCTTTGTCCATGACTTGTTTGAATAACCTCCTCTCTTTGTCCATGATTTGTTTGGAATACTGGGGGATGGCGTGCAAATATTGGACATGCTTGTGTGTAGCAGTTACTTCCTTGTCTCAATCATCTAGAATGCAGGGAAGAAAAATACCGGTGGATCTTTCAAAAATCATGTATGAAGAAAAATGATTGCAGGAAGGAGTGTCATTGATTTGCATTGCTTTTCTTGGGTATGCTACTCCCATACGTTGAGTACTCGCTATAGAGAAGGAAAGTTTAACTAATAAGCGAGTACATGGGAAAAAACTTAGTTTTATCCATGTTGTaatcttccttttcttcttttctttttttaacaCTTTTTATTCATTTAGTATATAACCAGTAGAGGTGTGCCCCTCTTGTTCCATAGAAAAACAAGGCGTCTGCTCGAGGACTCTTAACATCCAAAGTCGTGTATGGGTGATGCTGATACATACCAGCACCGGGCGTACTCGATTGTCCAACGGCGATGCGAACGGATCAGACAGGATAATGGTCATCGGTCAGAGCTGCAGCAAAGACCACACGCTACTTTCCCCTGACGCTACAGATTTCTACCGCTCCGACAGCTACCCGTCAAGGTCAAGTGCTTACCATCCATTGACAGTCTGACACTGCATAGCTAGTTAAGGTAGCCAAGACTAGTGTGCAAACAAACATTCTGAATTTCTGATCGAGTACCTGTATCCTACTAGTTGAGTTCTGTTGTGACATTCAGAGAGGGCTCCGACCACCACCTCACCTACTTCCGTCGACGGCGACGCGCACGGCCGGCCGTCGACTCCTCCAAAAGCCTGCGCGCCACAATTTTCTCGGTGGCATCGCAGAGGTCGTCGTGTCGTGTGGCGATGAACTCTTGAACAACGCCGCACGTGAGTTCTGCTCTTACGACTTCTACGCGTTTGCGATCGGAGGCTGCTTGTCATCTAAGCTTGGAAACAGCTACTGCGCTCATGGCTGCGTCaggattctttttttttttgaaacgaagGCTGCGTCAGGATAAGGGAGTTGGTTCACCTGAACCCAAGCACGGCCTGCATGCAGGTGATGATCACTTGCTTACGTGCCACCGATCGAGCTGATGGAGTAGTACGAAGTGTAAGTGGCGGCCAGTCCTATCCATCGTTACCTACCGCCGCTGGGATCCACCGAATCGAGTAGGGGTACTGTCACCCGGTTGCTACCTAATCAGCCGAGCGACCCCCAACTATGCAACTAGCAGCCACGATAAGATatacatgtatatatatatgtatgtatatataaatatatataggtCTAAGTAGACCAAGAGATGATATCTATATATGTTTGCAACTGACCATGCGACAGGCTTGGAATGGACAAGCCAACTGCTATATATAACTACGCACATGCCATTTGCAAACTGTGGTTGGTAGCCAATTAGAAGGAAGGAATTAAGTGAAGGTTAATTTGGTCGTCGTCGCTGTACTATGGAACGAACGTACGTACCTGGTGGGGACGGGGTACTCGGGGAAGAGCTTGGCGAGGATGCGGACGACGTCCTCGCGGTGGAGGACGCGCTCGGCgcagaggtggcggccggaggcggcggggcTCTCGAAGACGCGGACGTGCGCGGCGGCGACGTCGCGGACGTCGACGTAGGCCTGCACGGCGTTGGTGAAGGTGCGGGCGGAGCCGTCGAGGTACTTGAGGATGTGCGCGATGCTGGCGTTCACCGTCGGCTGCAGCAGCGGGCCCACCACCAGCACCGGGTTCACCACCACCAGGTCCACGCCGCGCTGCCGCGCCGCCTCCCACGCCGCCTGCTCCGCCACCGCCTTGCCGTAGCAGTACCAGTTCTGCATGCACACGGATCGGATCAGAATCAGACCGTGTAAGAGAAGCTAGGAGTTTCAGAAAGGGCAAGCACAACTTCTGCAAATACACTAGCTACCGATGAGCACGTGAACTGTGCAAGACAAGAACAATGGTGTGTCAAGCTGATGGAATTATTGCGTGAGGGTTTGGGCGTTTTTTTTTGGTGAGATGGGGAAATAAAATGGTAGGATAATAAGGATGTCGGGTCGCTGTGCTATGATATGAATGAAAGAGCTAGCTAATCTTGTTTCCTAGCTTTGGAAATGTTCACTGTACTTGTCTGGAAATTTCTTATCTCCCGATCATCTAGAAATACTAGCAAATATGAGCGCGTTGGAGTTTTTCTTTCCTAATACTATACTGCGTCTTCCTTCCCCAGCTGTTTGATCCGAGAGCGAGTTTGGTTCACCACTTCTCAGCAAATCAGGAAGGCTTGACCGTTTGCAAGTTCTGGAGCCTGCGCTGCTGCATGAAGAGGCAGGCTTGACCGTTTGCAAGACCCCGGTAGGCTCTCTAGCTAGCTTAAAGGCATAGAATTTAATTTGTTCACCCGACAAAGGCCAAGCTTCTTCCAGAACGAAATGACACAAAGGCCCACCGTGTCTATGCATGGCATGACCGTTCGTTGACGACGCTACGAGTAGATTGTAGTGGCCGGACTGGACTTTTAAGGTGGGCGCGCATGTGTGTAgtactagtactacgtgtagtgcTGCGCTACTTTTCTCCTCACTTGGGTGTTGGCAAGCCATACCTGCGCACCTATCGAATATGGAATCGATCGAGTACCAGATCAGAGCTAGGTTCGAATTAATTTTTCACCTTTTCAAAGAGTTCATGTATGTGTTCAGAAAACATGGGTAAGGTTTCCAAATATCTAGTCCAATGCTCTTTTGGTCTAGCAGTCCAGCTAACACTTGGTGAACGCATGGGGAAAATCACCTTTATTTACAAAATAAAAATGAAATAGTGAATTTATAGACGACAGAAAATCACCATGCATGCTTCCACTAGAGTTTTACTCTTCTGGTCTTCTTACAAAGTGAAACACAGAAGCAGCAGATTGTGCCAAGCTTGATCAGCTTGGACCTCTGCATGCCACGCACGTGTCTATCGGCATGGCATCATGCAGGATTATTCACGTACGTACGTAAGTAAGCTCAATTAGCTTGCtctattttttttttggggggggggatTGCATGTTTAGCTTGCTATTGCTAATTTCATTCTTGTTTTTCAGACCACAGATTTCTTTATTCTTTGGGGTAGCGCACGTCGTCGATCACTAGAGAAAAAGCTTTGATTCAAATCTAGTGCTGCTGTGCTCTCGGCAggcaccatcgatgagcactcGATCCCATTGGCTGCCTCAAAAGCCGGGCTCTTTTTTAGGGTTCGGTTGGTAGTGCATGCCCATAGGTAATTATTTCACCTATCTCATGATAGCTATCTTTAGTTTGTTTGTTGTTTTCATTTATCATAGGAtgaaaagaaaacaaaaggGGGGAAAAATACTAATATGGTTCAGCGAAAGGTAGCTAGCAGGAGGGGTGAGCTAGGGAGATCGATGGAGAGAGGGGTAAAAGCGACCAAGCACCCACCCTGGTTTTCTTGCAGAAGTCGAGGTCGCTCCAGCAGGACTCGTCGACCACCACGTCGggcccgcggttggggtccaTGGTCACGGCGCCGATGGAGGACGTGAACACCACCCGCCGCACCGTgccggcctccgccgccgcgctgaTCACGTACTCCGTGCCGCGCACCGCCGGCTCCACCATTTGCTCCTGCATGCACGCATATATATGCGGTTAATGCGCGCGTCAGCAGCAGCAAGGGAGAAGTTGATTCCGGCGGCCGTGCACCGGCCGCTCGGTGGAGCGTGGTGGTACTCACGGGGTCGTCGGTGACGGGGGAGGCGGTGTGGAAGACGCCCTGGCAGCCCTGCACGGCGCGGCAGATGGCGTCGTAGTCCAGGAGGTCGGCCTTGCAGAGGATCAGCCGCTCGGCGGCGCCGTCCATCGCCTTGAGGTGCGCGTTCTTCGGGTCATCTGCCATCGCCATCGACAATCCAAGAACACAACGACGTTAGTCAGGTGCCTCTGTGCGTACTATCATCCCTGCCACGCGGTGTAAAAAAAGAAAGCTTATGTGTGGGCGTCCGTGCATGCATGCCTGGGTTCCTGACGGTGCCCTTGACAGTGTACCCCTTCTCGAGCAGCAGCTTGACGAGCCACGACGCGATGTACCCCGCCGCGCCGGTGACGCACACGGTCTGCCCGTTCCCCGCCGGCTGCtgcaccgcggcggcggcggcggcgctctcgGACACGGCGTCGATCACGGTCATCTTGACGATCGACGACGATCAGTTCCTCAACTCCTCTCTACTCTTCGGTTTCGTCACGAAAGCTCGCGGTGGAGTGGTGGCGCCGAAGCGGAGAGAAAGCTAGTTGATTGGCGAGATCGAGTTAGTTTTTAGGTTTCGCCTTTGTGCGCGGGCGATCGATGGAGGAAGAGTTGGCAGGTTTGGTAGGATCCTTCCTGAGAGGGCCGGTGCTGGAGTGGCGCGGAATTTATAAGCCAAGCCAGGGCGACGGGGCGGTGACGGAAAGATCGGAGGGCTAGCGGAGACGGACggggcgagcgagcgagcgcaGGCAGTGCGCGTGAAGTGAGTAGCTGAGGGACAGCGAGGTCCATGGACGGACGGGCACCGTGCGGTGGCCCCCCCCTCGCCGCGATGGCGA
The Panicum hallii strain FIL2 chromosome 6, PHallii_v3.1, whole genome shotgun sequence genome window above contains:
- the LOC112896712 gene encoding cinnamoyl-CoA reductase 1-like codes for the protein MTVIDAVSESAAAAAAVQQPAGNGQTVCVTGAAGYIASWLVKLLLEKGYTVKGTVRNPDDPKNAHLKAMDGAAERLILCKADLLDYDAICRAVQGCQGVFHTASPVTDDPEQMVEPAVRGTEYVISAAAEAGTVRRVVFTSSIGAVTMDPNRGPDVVVDESCWSDLDFCKKTRNWYCYGKAVAEQAAWEAARQRGVDLVVVNPVLVVGPLLQPTVNASIAHILKYLDGSARTFTNAVQAYVDVRDVAAAHVRVFESPAASGRHLCAERVLHREDVVRILAKLFPEYPVPTRCSDEVNPRKQPYKFSNQKLRDLGLEFRPVSQSLYDTVKSLQEKGHLPVLAEQTPEAEEEAAPAAEVQQGGIAIRA